One window of Chryseobacterium sp. JJR-5R genomic DNA carries:
- a CDS encoding glycoside hydrolase family 16 protein: MNTKIQYIFHFVIGGTLIFSISGCASKRPDANRELIWNDEFNGKGIPDAAKWNYDVGGSGFGNEESQFYTRDRPENARMENGSLIIEARKENWDNRKYTSARLLTKGKFSFQYGTVEVRAKLPKGRGTWPAIWMMSEKMKTWPDDGEVDLMEHVGYNQGYVHASVHTKDYNHKINTQKTDTVFVKDASEKFHVYTLNWTPERIDAYVDNRKFFTYENTEKTYSAWPFDQPYFIILNLAVGGFWGGKEGIDDSVFPQKYYIDYVRIYKNN; encoded by the coding sequence ATGAATACGAAAATCCAATATATTTTTCATTTTGTTATCGGGGGAACGCTGATTTTTTCTATTTCAGGCTGTGCTTCAAAGAGACCGGATGCCAACCGTGAACTGATCTGGAACGACGAATTCAACGGAAAAGGCATACCTGATGCTGCAAAATGGAATTATGATGTCGGCGGCAGCGGCTTTGGAAATGAAGAATCCCAGTTCTACACCAGAGACCGTCCGGAAAATGCAAGGATGGAAAACGGCAGCCTGATTATTGAGGCCAGAAAGGAAAACTGGGACAACCGTAAATATACTTCCGCAAGGCTTCTGACGAAAGGAAAGTTCTCTTTTCAGTACGGCACGGTAGAGGTCCGGGCAAAACTTCCGAAAGGCCGTGGTACCTGGCCCGCCATTTGGATGATGAGCGAAAAGATGAAAACCTGGCCGGATGACGGGGAAGTGGATTTAATGGAACATGTAGGGTATAACCAGGGGTATGTTCATGCCTCTGTCCATACAAAAGACTATAATCATAAAATCAATACCCAGAAAACGGATACCGTATTCGTAAAGGATGCCAGTGAAAAATTTCATGTCTATACATTAAACTGGACGCCGGAACGGATTGATGCTTACGTAGATAACCGGAAGTTTTTTACGTATGAAAACACGGAGAAAACTTATTCGGCCTGGCCTTTTGACCAGCCGTATTTTATCATCCTGAATCTGGCAGTCGGAGGATTCTGGGGCGGGAAAGAAGGGATTGATGATTCCGTTTTTCCTCAGAAATATTACATCGATTACGTAAGGATTTATAAAAACAATTAA